A single Methylobacterium sp. 17Sr1-1 DNA region contains:
- a CDS encoding glycine/sarcosine/betaine reductase selenoprotein B family protein, translated as MDSAADLDEPIPYRARTRAYYGALGYPPYRWAHFGDVPFAPLRKPLAEACLALVTTAAPYQPDRGDQGPGAPYNGAAKFFSVYSAPTDADPDLRIAHIAYDRDHTRAEDPGTWLPLAPLRAAAEAGRIGRLASRLHGLPTNRSQRVTIETDAPEIVRRVRADGADAVILVANCPVCHQSLALAARALEEAGIATVLMGCAKDVVEHCGVPRFLFSDFPLGNAAGRPHDRGSQSATLELALALLESAVAPRTTVQSPQRWSADPTWKADYASLHRLSGEEIARRRADFEAEKRKARS; from the coding sequence ATGGATTCAGCCGCCGACCTGGACGAGCCCATCCCGTATAGGGCGCGCACGCGGGCCTATTACGGCGCCCTCGGCTACCCGCCCTATCGCTGGGCGCATTTCGGCGACGTGCCCTTCGCCCCGCTGCGAAAGCCCCTGGCGGAGGCCTGCCTCGCCCTCGTCACCACGGCCGCGCCCTACCAGCCGGACAGGGGCGACCAGGGGCCCGGCGCGCCCTATAACGGCGCGGCCAAGTTTTTCTCCGTCTATTCCGCCCCGACGGACGCCGACCCGGACCTGCGCATCGCCCATATTGCCTACGACCGCGACCACACGCGGGCGGAGGATCCCGGCACCTGGCTGCCACTCGCGCCCTTGCGCGCGGCGGCGGAGGCCGGGCGGATCGGGCGCCTCGCGTCCCGCCTCCATGGATTGCCGACGAACCGCAGCCAGCGCGTCACGATCGAGACCGACGCGCCGGAGATCGTGCGGCGCGTGCGCGCCGACGGGGCGGATGCGGTGATCCTGGTGGCGAACTGCCCGGTCTGCCACCAATCGCTGGCGCTCGCCGCCCGGGCGCTGGAGGAAGCCGGCATCGCGACCGTGCTGATGGGCTGCGCCAAGGACGTGGTCGAGCATTGCGGGGTGCCGCGCTTCCTGTTCAGCGATTTTCCCCTCGGCAACGCCGCCGGCCGGCCGCACGACCGGGGCTCGCAATCGGCGACGCTCGAACTCGCGCTCGCCCTCCTCGAATCGGCCGTGGCGCCGCGCACGACGGTGCAATCGCCTCAACGCTGGAGCGCCGATCCGACCTGGAAGGCGGATTACGCGAGCCTGCACCGTCTCTCGGGCGAGGAGATCGCGCGCCGCCGGGCGGACTTCGAGGCCGAGAAGCGCAAGGCCCGATCCTGA
- a CDS encoding LysR substrate-binding domain-containing protein — MPKSRLPLNALRAFEAASRLGSMSAAALELGVTHGAVSRQVRALEAQLGLPLLDRGARAVAPTPEGARLAAELAQSFERMQAAVARVRPGPLTLSSSATVMMRWLLPRLDRFKRAHPSIELRLTVSYGEVDFIRDEIGLAIRNSMVRAPPTALAETLIREEIGPVCHPDYASRVIADGPDALAARARILGTATRPEAWAEWARTIGRPDLGIAPDEVFGHFYLVIQAAACGLGFALAPRLLVEDEIAAGHLVAPLGFVPGPHDMQLWTAAHLRHRPDLRLVAEWLRREMAGTR, encoded by the coding sequence CTGCCCAAGTCGCGCCTGCCCCTCAACGCGCTGCGCGCCTTCGAGGCCGCTTCCCGCCTCGGCAGCATGAGCGCCGCGGCTCTGGAGCTCGGCGTCACCCACGGAGCGGTGAGCCGGCAGGTGCGGGCGCTCGAGGCGCAGCTCGGCCTGCCGCTCCTCGATCGCGGTGCGCGCGCCGTCGCGCCGACGCCGGAGGGGGCGCGGCTCGCCGCCGAGCTGGCCCAGAGCTTCGAACGGATGCAGGCCGCGGTGGCGCGGGTGCGGCCGGGTCCCTTGACCCTCTCCTCCTCGGCGACCGTGATGATGCGCTGGCTGCTGCCGCGGCTCGATCGCTTCAAGCGGGCCCATCCGTCGATCGAGCTGCGGCTGACCGTCAGCTACGGCGAGGTCGACTTCATCCGCGACGAGATCGGCCTCGCGATCCGCAACAGCATGGTCCGTGCCCCGCCGACCGCGCTGGCCGAGACCCTGATCCGCGAGGAGATCGGGCCGGTCTGCCACCCCGACTACGCCTCGCGGGTGATTGCCGACGGGCCGGACGCGCTCGCAGCGCGGGCCCGCATCCTCGGCACCGCGACGCGACCGGAGGCCTGGGCCGAGTGGGCCCGGACGATCGGACGGCCGGATCTCGGCATCGCGCCCGACGAGGTGTTCGGGCATTTCTACCTGGTGATCCAGGCGGCGGCCTGCGGCCTCGGCTTCGCGCTGGCCCCGCGCCTCCTGGTCGAGGACGAGATCGCCGCCGGCCACCTCGTCGCGCCCCTGGGCTTCGTGCCCGGCCCGCACGACATGCAGCTCTGGACCGCCGCGCACCTGCGCCATCGGCCCGACCTGCGCCTCGTGGCGGAGTGGCTGCGGCGCGAGATGGCCGGGACGCGTTGA
- a CDS encoding ribulose-bisphosphate carboxylase large subunit family protein — MNQRRAAPPIRIEADYLLETASDPSRVAETMAGEQSSGTFVPVPGETPELKARSAARVERLEILDEVVAAPSLPTTAAVDPARLRRAHVTLSWPIENLGPSLPNLLATVAGNLFELRPITGLRLLDIRLPQAFADAYPGPRFGIDGTRRLAGVEGRPIIGTIIKPSVGFGPEETAALVRTLCEGGIDFIKDDELQADGPHCPFDVRARAVMRVVNDHAERTGKKVMVAFNLTGEIDQMRRRHDLVRDLGGTCVMASLNSVGLVGMIELARMSELPIHAHRNGWGALTRHPLLGWSYVAWQKIWRLAGADHMHVNGLDNKFFEDDDSVVASARTCLTPLFPDKPCLAMPVFSSGQTVRQAPGTFAALGSTDLIVTAGGGIVAHPGGPSEGVAALRQAWEAAVAGIPLADHARTHPALAQALEGAA, encoded by the coding sequence ATGAACCAGCGCCGCGCCGCGCCCCCGATCCGGATCGAGGCCGACTACCTGCTCGAGACCGCGAGCGATCCGAGCCGGGTGGCGGAGACGATGGCCGGCGAGCAATCGAGCGGCACCTTCGTGCCGGTGCCGGGCGAGACGCCGGAGCTGAAGGCCCGCTCGGCCGCCCGGGTCGAGCGCCTGGAGATCCTGGACGAGGTCGTCGCGGCCCCGTCGCTGCCGACCACCGCCGCGGTCGATCCGGCACGCTTGCGGCGTGCGCACGTCACCCTGTCCTGGCCGATCGAGAATCTCGGCCCCTCGCTGCCCAACCTGCTGGCCACCGTCGCCGGCAACCTGTTCGAGCTGCGCCCGATCACCGGCCTGCGCCTCCTCGACATCCGGTTGCCGCAGGCCTTCGCCGACGCCTATCCGGGCCCGCGCTTCGGGATCGACGGCACCCGCCGCCTCGCGGGCGTCGAGGGGCGGCCGATCATCGGCACCATCATCAAGCCGAGCGTCGGCTTCGGCCCGGAGGAGACCGCCGCCCTGGTGCGCACCCTGTGCGAGGGCGGAATCGACTTCATCAAGGACGACGAGCTGCAGGCCGACGGGCCGCATTGCCCGTTCGACGTCCGTGCGCGCGCCGTGATGCGCGTCGTCAACGACCATGCCGAGCGCACCGGCAAGAAGGTGATGGTCGCCTTCAACCTCACCGGCGAGATCGACCAGATGCGCCGGCGCCACGACCTCGTGCGCGATCTCGGCGGCACCTGCGTGATGGCGAGCCTCAACTCGGTCGGCCTCGTCGGGATGATCGAGCTGGCGCGGATGAGCGAATTGCCAATCCACGCCCACCGCAACGGCTGGGGCGCTCTCACGCGCCACCCGCTGCTCGGCTGGTCCTACGTCGCCTGGCAGAAGATCTGGCGGCTCGCCGGCGCCGACCACATGCACGTCAACGGCCTCGACAACAAGTTTTTCGAGGACGACGACAGCGTCGTCGCCTCGGCCCGCACCTGCCTCACCCCGCTGTTTCCCGACAAGCCCTGCCTCGCCATGCCGGTCTTCTCCTCGGGCCAGACGGTGCGGCAGGCGCCCGGCACCTTCGCGGCCCTCGGCTCGACCGACCTCATCGTCACGGCGGGCGGCGGCATCGTCGCCCATCCGGGGGGCCCAAGCGAGGGGGTGGCGGCGCTGCGGCAAGCCTGGGAGGCGGCGGTGGCGGGCATTCCGCTGGCCGACCACGCCCGCACCCATCCGGCCCTCGCCCAGGCGCTGGAGGGCGCCGCGTGA
- a CDS encoding four-carbon acid sugar kinase family protein: MSARPLPDGPLVAFYGDDFTGSSAAMEVLAFAGLETVLFLSIPSEARLETFSGARAIGIAGVARSQPPAWMDRELPPAFRLLASLKAPIAHYKVCSTFDSAPHVGSIGRAAEIGREMLSGGWTPLVVADPGMGRFQSFGHLFAMAHGQGYRLDRHPTMARHPVTPMDEADLGRHLAHQTALPVGLVDFVAMKRGEGDAALDRALAEGAKIVSLDVLDAETLAEAGRLIWERGGHPVFAIGSQGVEAALVAHWRAAGLLPPEPPAPRCAPVERIAVVSGSVSPATAGQIAHALDHGFSGIRLDARSVVDEGAFVQEIGRAVEAARCALDEGRAPLVYSATGPDDPAVAALREAVAVAGLDPVLANERLGAGLGRALREIVLGAGLTRAVIAGGDTSGHAALQLGIDALTALAPLDPGSPLCRAHGADTPLDGLELALKGGQVGRPDFFSAVRQGGRDPA, encoded by the coding sequence GTGAGCGCGCGCCCGCTCCCCGACGGTCCCCTCGTCGCCTTCTACGGCGACGACTTCACCGGCTCCTCGGCAGCGATGGAGGTGCTGGCCTTCGCCGGGCTCGAGACCGTGCTGTTCCTCTCGATCCCCAGTGAGGCCCGCCTCGAAACCTTCTCGGGCGCCCGCGCCATCGGCATCGCCGGGGTGGCGCGCTCGCAGCCGCCGGCCTGGATGGACCGGGAGCTGCCCCCCGCCTTCCGGCTCCTCGCCTCGCTCAAGGCTCCGATCGCGCATTACAAGGTCTGCTCGACCTTCGATTCGGCGCCGCATGTCGGCTCGATCGGCCGGGCCGCCGAGATCGGCCGCGAGATGTTGTCCGGCGGCTGGACCCCGTTGGTCGTGGCCGATCCGGGGATGGGACGCTTCCAGAGCTTCGGCCATCTGTTCGCGATGGCCCATGGTCAGGGCTACCGCCTCGACCGCCACCCGACCATGGCCCGCCACCCGGTCACGCCGATGGACGAGGCCGATCTCGGCCGTCACCTCGCGCACCAGACGGCGCTCCCGGTCGGCCTCGTCGACTTCGTGGCGATGAAGCGCGGCGAGGGCGACGCCGCCCTCGACCGGGCCCTGGCCGAAGGCGCAAAAATCGTCTCACTCGACGTGCTCGATGCCGAGACCCTGGCCGAGGCGGGCCGGCTGATCTGGGAGCGCGGCGGCCATCCCGTCTTCGCCATCGGCTCGCAGGGGGTCGAGGCCGCCCTCGTCGCGCATTGGCGCGCCGCCGGCCTGCTGCCGCCGGAGCCGCCGGCCCCGCGATGCGCCCCCGTCGAGCGGATCGCGGTGGTGTCCGGTTCGGTCTCGCCGGCGACGGCCGGCCAGATCGCCCACGCCCTCGACCACGGCTTCTCCGGCATCCGGCTCGACGCGCGATCCGTCGTCGACGAAGGCGCCTTCGTGCAGGAGATCGGCCGGGCGGTCGAGGCGGCGCGATGCGCGCTCGACGAGGGCCGCGCTCCCCTGGTCTACAGCGCCACCGGCCCGGACGATCCGGCCGTGGCAGCCTTGCGCGAGGCGGTGGCGGTGGCGGGCCTCGATCCGGTCCTGGCGAACGAGCGGCTCGGGGCCGGGCTCGGGCGGGCCTTGCGCGAGATCGTGCTCGGCGCCGGCCTGACCCGGGCGGTGATCGCCGGCGGCGACACCTCCGGCCACGCCGCTCTCCAACTCGGGATCGACGCGCTGACCGCGCTCGCCCCCCTCGATCCCGGCTCGCCGCTCTGCCGCGCCCACGGCGCCGACACGCCCCTCGACGGGCTCGAACTGGCGCTCAAGGGCGGCCAGGTCGGCCGGCCCGACTTCTTTTCCGCCGTCAGGCAGGGCGGCCGCGATCCCGCGTGA
- a CDS encoding 3-oxoacyl-ACP reductase family protein: protein MTQRLAGKVALVTGAARGIGFAVATAFVREGARVVVADLNGEGAAEAATRLGKAAMPVAVDVADPDSVAAMMAAILSAHGRVDILVNNAGIGANTPFLETSLAEWNRIIGVNLTGAFMVAQACAREMVRVGGGKIVNIASLSGQRGGNGRAAYGSAKAGLELLTKVMAVELAKANINVNNIAPGAIETEIAKAMHDRATRAAYAARIPMTRYGTPEEIADAAVFLCSDEARYIHGHTLNVDGGFREAGLMFERDPG from the coding sequence ATGACCCAGCGGCTGGCCGGCAAGGTCGCCCTCGTGACCGGGGCTGCGCGGGGCATCGGCTTCGCCGTCGCGACCGCCTTCGTGCGCGAGGGCGCGAGGGTCGTCGTCGCGGACCTGAACGGGGAGGGCGCGGCGGAGGCCGCCACTCGCTTAGGGAAGGCGGCGATGCCCGTCGCCGTCGACGTCGCCGACCCGGATTCCGTCGCCGCGATGATGGCGGCGATCCTCTCCGCCCACGGCCGCGTCGACATCCTGGTCAACAATGCGGGGATCGGCGCCAACACGCCGTTCCTGGAGACCAGCCTCGCCGAGTGGAACCGCATCATCGGCGTCAACCTGACGGGGGCCTTCATGGTGGCGCAGGCCTGCGCCCGCGAGATGGTGCGGGTCGGCGGCGGCAAGATCGTCAACATCGCCTCGCTGTCGGGCCAGCGCGGCGGCAACGGACGGGCGGCCTACGGCTCGGCCAAGGCGGGGCTCGAATTGCTGACCAAGGTGATGGCGGTGGAGCTCGCAAAGGCCAACATCAACGTCAACAACATCGCGCCGGGCGCGATCGAGACCGAGATCGCCAAGGCCATGCACGACCGGGCGACGCGCGCCGCCTACGCCGCCCGCATCCCGATGACCCGCTACGGCACGCCGGAGGAGATCGCCGATGCCGCAGTGTTCCTGTGCTCGGACGAGGCCCGATACATCCACGGCCACACCCTCAACGTCGACGGCGGCTTTCGCGAGGCCGGGCTGATGTTCGAGCGCGATCCGGGGTGA
- a CDS encoding MucR family transcriptional regulator — MDDATSLTPPMIELTSDIVGAYVSNNNVRAADLPGLIASIHATLVGLGQPAAEPEEDHKVTAAQIRKSVTPDHITSFLDGKPYKSLKRHLTTRGYTPDEYRQKFGLPFDYPMVAATYAAQRSELAKSLGLGQIRRERAAARKAQAEPAAPARRGRPRKSEAAAEE, encoded by the coding sequence ATGGACGACGCGACCTCCCTCACCCCTCCGATGATCGAGCTGACGAGCGACATCGTCGGCGCCTACGTCTCGAACAACAACGTTCGTGCGGCAGATCTGCCCGGCCTGATTGCATCGATACACGCAACGCTGGTCGGCCTCGGCCAGCCGGCCGCGGAACCCGAGGAGGATCATAAGGTCACCGCCGCCCAGATCCGGAAATCCGTGACGCCGGACCACATCACGAGCTTCCTCGACGGCAAGCCGTACAAGAGCCTGAAGCGGCACCTCACGACCCGCGGCTACACGCCGGACGAGTACCGCCAGAAGTTCGGCCTGCCCTTCGACTACCCGATGGTCGCCGCCACCTATGCGGCCCAGCGCTCCGAACTCGCCAAGAGCCTCGGCCTCGGCCAGATCCGGCGCGAGCGCGCCGCGGCGCGCAAGGCGCAGGCCGAGCCCGCCGCCCCGGCGCGCCGCGGCCGCCCGCGGAAGTCCGAGGCCGCTGCCGAGGAATGA
- a CDS encoding ATP-binding cassette domain-containing protein, giving the protein MIETRDLTRRYGDTVVVDGVSLRLAERAFVSVIGANGAGKSTFLSMVSRLLPPSAGRAFVDGLDVGTTPGDVLARRLGILRQEHGVAARVTIRDLVAFGRYPHSKGRLTTADRAHIADALAFLDLEPLADRFLDEVSGGQRQRAYIAMVLAQDTDCILLDEPLNNLDMRHAASMMGLLRRAVDERGRTIVAVLHDINFASCYSDIIVAMRDGRVVAMGPPEEIVTPGVLRAVYGIDVEVVTVKGYRTVFFYR; this is encoded by the coding sequence ATGATCGAGACGAGAGACCTCACGCGCCGCTACGGCGACACCGTGGTGGTGGACGGCGTCTCGCTGCGCTTAGCCGAGCGCGCCTTCGTCTCGGTGATCGGGGCGAACGGCGCCGGCAAGTCGACCTTTCTCTCGATGGTCAGCCGGCTCCTGCCGCCGAGCGCCGGCCGCGCCTTCGTCGACGGGCTCGACGTCGGCACAACCCCCGGCGACGTCCTGGCGCGCCGCCTCGGCATCCTGCGCCAGGAGCACGGCGTCGCCGCGCGCGTGACGATCCGCGACCTCGTCGCCTTCGGACGTTACCCGCATTCGAAGGGCCGGCTGACCACGGCCGACCGTGCCCACATCGCCGACGCGCTCGCCTTCCTCGACCTCGAGCCCCTCGCCGACCGCTTCCTCGACGAGGTCTCGGGCGGGCAGCGCCAGCGCGCCTACATCGCCATGGTGCTGGCCCAGGACACCGACTGCATCCTCCTCGACGAGCCCCTGAACAACCTCGACATGCGCCACGCCGCGTCGATGATGGGCCTGCTGCGCCGGGCGGTCGACGAGCGCGGCCGCACCATCGTGGCGGTGCTGCACGACATCAACTTCGCCTCCTGCTACTCGGACATCATCGTGGCGATGCGCGACGGCCGGGTGGTGGCGATGGGGCCGCCGGAGGAGATCGTGACGCCAGGGGTCCTGCGCGCGGTCTACGGGATCGACGTCGAGGTGGTGACGGTGAAGGGCTACCGGACGGTGTTCTTCTACCGCTGA
- a CDS encoding iron chelate uptake ABC transporter family permease subunit yields the protein MRSPLTQGRVSPASVLALLALATLGLAIAFMTVGANGRWGFVLPFRGTKLASLLLVAGAVATATVLFQTVSGNRILTPAIMGFDELYRLIQTGIVVAAGTGGLGDPRLRFLAETGAMVLFALLLYRWLLNRNGGNLHRLLLVGVVCGVLFRSLSQFLQRLLDPNQFVVLQSSYFANFNAVRPDLLMLAALGLVAAGVAAWRLSGRLDVLLLGRDEAVALGIDYRKTLTLVLVLVAILVSVSTALVGPVTFLGLLVANLAYRMMPSYRHAVVLPAAALVAAITLVGGQLVLERVFSLNAALSIVIEFLGGLTLLVLLARRAQ from the coding sequence ATGCGTAGTCCCCTGACGCAGGGGCGCGTGAGCCCGGCATCCGTGCTCGCACTCCTCGCCCTCGCGACCCTGGGGCTGGCGATCGCCTTCATGACGGTCGGAGCCAACGGCCGCTGGGGCTTCGTGCTGCCGTTCCGCGGCACCAAGCTCGCCTCGCTGCTGCTCGTCGCCGGCGCCGTCGCCACCGCGACCGTGCTGTTCCAGACGGTATCGGGCAACCGCATCCTGACGCCGGCGATCATGGGCTTCGACGAGCTCTACCGCCTGATCCAGACCGGGATCGTCGTCGCGGCCGGGACGGGAGGCCTCGGTGATCCGCGGCTGCGCTTCCTCGCCGAGACCGGCGCGATGGTGCTGTTCGCGCTCCTGCTCTACCGCTGGCTCCTGAACCGGAACGGGGGCAACCTGCATCGGCTGCTGCTCGTCGGCGTCGTCTGCGGCGTGCTCTTCCGCAGCCTGTCGCAGTTCCTGCAACGCCTGCTCGACCCGAACCAGTTCGTCGTGCTGCAATCGAGCTACTTCGCCAACTTCAACGCCGTCCGCCCGGACCTGCTCATGCTCGCCGCCCTCGGCCTCGTCGCGGCCGGGGTCGCGGCGTGGCGGCTGTCGGGCCGGCTCGACGTGCTGCTGCTCGGCCGGGACGAGGCCGTCGCGCTCGGAATCGACTATCGGAAAACCCTCACCCTCGTGCTGGTCCTCGTCGCGATCCTGGTGTCGGTCTCGACGGCGCTCGTCGGGCCGGTGACCTTCCTCGGCCTCCTCGTCGCCAACCTCGCCTACCGGATGATGCCGAGCTACCGCCACGCCGTCGTGCTGCCGGCCGCCGCGCTGGTCGCCGCGATCACGCTCGTCGGCGGCCAGCTCGTGCTGGAGCGGGTCTTCTCGCTCAACGCCGCCCTGTCGATCGTGATCGAGTTCCTGGGCGGCCTCACCCTCCTGGTCCTCCTCGCGAGACGCGCCCAATGA
- a CDS encoding iron chelate uptake ABC transporter family permease subunit — MAPPSLRGVLPVGLVLGLALLVLAAASLLVGVGDVGAPDILLASRVPRTLALVLAGAGMAVAGVIMQLVAQNRFVEPSTAGTAESATLGMLLVTLLAPDAPVMVKMLAATASALAGTILFLRVLRAMPLRDRLTVPLVGIMLGGVVGSASTFIAYRTDMLQFLGTWQAGDFSTVLRGRYELLWLAAILTLVAYGLADRITIAGLGRDAAINLGLDHRRTVAGAVAIVATITAVTIATVGAIPFLGLVVPNLVAMAAGDNLRRSLPLVAASGAGLLLLCDVLGRVVRYPYEIPVGTVMGVVGSALFLVLLLRRDSRHA; from the coding sequence ATGGCCCCGCCCTCCCTCCGCGGCGTCCTCCCAGTCGGCCTCGTCTTGGGCCTCGCGCTCCTGGTGCTGGCCGCCGCCAGCCTCCTCGTCGGCGTCGGCGACGTGGGCGCGCCGGACATCCTGCTGGCGAGCCGGGTGCCGCGCACCCTCGCGCTGGTCCTCGCCGGGGCCGGCATGGCGGTGGCGGGGGTCATCATGCAGCTCGTGGCGCAGAACCGCTTCGTCGAGCCCTCCACCGCGGGCACCGCCGAGTCGGCGACGCTCGGCATGCTGCTCGTCACGCTCCTCGCCCCCGATGCACCGGTGATGGTGAAGATGCTGGCGGCGACCGCGAGCGCACTTGCCGGCACCATCCTGTTCCTGCGGGTGCTGCGCGCCATGCCCCTGCGCGACCGGCTGACGGTGCCGCTCGTCGGGATCATGCTGGGGGGCGTGGTCGGATCGGCCTCGACCTTCATCGCCTACCGTACCGACATGCTGCAATTCCTCGGCACCTGGCAGGCCGGCGACTTCTCGACGGTCCTGCGCGGGCGCTACGAGTTGCTCTGGCTCGCGGCCATCCTCACCCTCGTCGCCTACGGGCTCGCCGACCGCATCACCATCGCGGGCCTCGGCCGCGACGCCGCGATCAATCTGGGGCTCGACCACCGCCGCACCGTCGCGGGCGCCGTCGCCATCGTGGCGACCATCACCGCCGTGACGATCGCCACGGTGGGGGCGATCCCGTTCCTCGGCCTCGTGGTGCCGAACCTCGTCGCCATGGCGGCGGGCGACAACCTGCGCCGCTCCCTGCCGCTCGTCGCGGCCTCGGGCGCCGGGCTGCTCCTCCTCTGCGACGTGCTCGGGCGGGTGGTCCGCTACCCCTACGAGATCCCGGTCGGCACGGTGATGGGTGTCGTCGGCAGCGCCCTCTTCCTCGTCCTGCTGCTGCGCCGGGATTCCCGCCATGCGTAG
- a CDS encoding siderophore ABC transporter substrate-binding protein: protein MPSLKTTRRHLMALLLAMLCAAPATAEIVVQHTRGQTTLPATPKKIVVFDLAALDTLDALGVPVFGVAAGAKPPSLAQYNAPRYRPMGTLWEPDYEAINAAEPDLVVVGGRSGPRYEALAKMAPTIDLSSDPADPLGSELRNIRSLARLFGKEAEAEARIGRIQVGIASIHARAPQAGTALFVLSTGGRLSAFGPGSRFGLIHGALGFRPAATELGAGIHGQPIAFEFIARTDPDWLFVLDRDAAIGVRGQPARQLLDNELVRQTSAWRKGQVVSVDAASWYLAAGGLRALQTTVDQIAAALDGRR, encoded by the coding sequence TTGCCGTCTCTCAAGACGACCCGGCGCCACCTCATGGCTCTCCTGCTCGCCATGTTGTGCGCCGCCCCCGCGACCGCCGAGATCGTGGTGCAGCACACCCGCGGCCAGACCACCCTGCCGGCCACGCCCAAAAAAATCGTCGTGTTCGACCTCGCCGCCCTCGATACCCTCGACGCCCTCGGCGTCCCGGTCTTCGGCGTCGCGGCCGGGGCGAAGCCGCCCTCCCTCGCGCAGTACAACGCGCCGCGCTACCGCCCGATGGGCACGCTGTGGGAGCCCGATTACGAGGCGATCAACGCGGCCGAGCCCGACCTTGTCGTCGTCGGCGGCCGCTCGGGGCCGCGCTACGAGGCGCTGGCGAAGATGGCGCCGACCATCGATCTCTCGAGCGACCCCGCCGATCCCCTCGGCAGCGAGTTGCGCAACATCCGCTCGCTCGCCCGCCTGTTCGGCAAGGAGGCGGAGGCCGAGGCGCGAATCGGCCGGATCCAGGTCGGCATCGCGTCGATCCACGCCAGGGCCCCGCAGGCCGGCACGGCCCTGTTCGTGCTCTCGACCGGCGGGCGCCTGAGCGCCTTCGGGCCGGGCTCGCGCTTCGGCCTGATCCACGGCGCCCTCGGCTTCCGGCCGGCCGCGACCGAGCTCGGGGCCGGCATCCACGGCCAGCCGATCGCGTTCGAGTTCATCGCCAGGACCGACCCGGACTGGCTGTTCGTGCTCGACCGGGACGCGGCGATCGGGGTGCGCGGCCAGCCGGCGCGCCAGCTCCTCGACAACGAGCTGGTGCGACAGACGAGCGCCTGGCGCAAAGGGCAGGTCGTGTCCGTTGACGCCGCCAGCTGGTACCTCGCCGCCGGGGGCCTGCGGGCGCTCCAGACCACGGTCGACCAGATCGCCGCCGCCCTCGACGGCCGGCGCTGA
- a CDS encoding GNAT family N-acetyltransferase, with protein sequence MTATLDVTVRAMREADMPDLFELYNQPAFRSGTLALPYESFEAVKAWATPRSPRDLHLVAEADGRAVGAAALRPFYGRRAHAAEFWLGVNEGYAGRGIGSRLLAAIIDTAENWLNVTRIEMTVFVDNFRAIALYERFGFEIEGTHRAASFRDGAFVDVHCMARLRPGGVR encoded by the coding sequence ATGACGGCGACCCTGGACGTGACCGTGCGGGCGATGCGCGAGGCCGACATGCCGGACCTCTTCGAGCTGTACAACCAGCCCGCCTTCCGCTCCGGCACGCTGGCCCTTCCTTACGAATCGTTCGAGGCGGTCAAGGCCTGGGCGACGCCGCGCTCTCCGCGGGACCTGCACCTGGTGGCGGAGGCGGACGGCCGCGCGGTCGGCGCGGCGGCCCTGCGGCCGTTCTACGGCCGGCGCGCCCACGCGGCGGAGTTCTGGCTCGGCGTGAACGAGGGCTATGCCGGGCGCGGCATCGGCTCGCGGCTGCTGGCGGCGATCATCGACACCGCCGAGAACTGGCTCAACGTCACCCGGATCGAGATGACGGTCTTCGTCGACAATTTCCGGGCGATCGCGCTCTACGAGCGGTTCGGGTTCGAGATCGAGGGTACGCACCGGGCCGCCAGTTTTCGGGACGGGGCGTTCGTGGACGTGCACTGCATGGCGCGGCTGCGGCCGGGGGGTGTGCGGTGA
- a CDS encoding DUF2218 domain-containing protein, whose translation MIQSRAVVGTAHASRYLQQLAKHWSHRFETEFDPTTARIALPLGEARLAADAEALTIDLTVADPATLPDFHAVIVRHLERFAFRETLRIDWA comes from the coding sequence ATGATCCAGTCCCGCGCCGTCGTCGGCACCGCGCATGCGAGCCGCTACCTGCAGCAGCTCGCCAAGCACTGGTCGCACCGGTTCGAGACCGAGTTCGACCCAACGACCGCCCGGATCGCCCTGCCCCTGGGCGAAGCCCGGCTCGCCGCCGATGCCGAGGCGCTGACGATCGACCTCACCGTCGCCGATCCGGCGACGTTGCCCGACTTCCACGCCGTGATCGTGCGCCACCTCGAACGCTTCGCCTTCCGCGAGACGCTGCGGATCGACTGGGCGTGA